In Glycine max cultivar Williams 82 chromosome 15, Glycine_max_v4.0, whole genome shotgun sequence, the DNA window GAATCCCGGGTACAAGAATACAAGATAAACAACCTTGCTACTTTCTAAAATTCAATCATACATAGGCTGGGTGTGTTAACCGAAATACATGATACAGAAGGAAGCCAGAACTTAATAGACTAGGGAGACTTTCTCGGCTTTGGCAGTCATAGTGGCCTCCAACCTAAACCAGAACCCAAAATGCTATGGCGAGTTGGTTTCAAAATCACACTGCAGCAGCACCAGCAGGAACGTTAGATTCAACTGACTTCAGTATCTCCTCACCTAGCTGTTTGCATCCTACCAGCTTCTGCATCAACAACACACAATCCAAACATCAAGTTTGCTCAGCAAAATAATTCCAATAATtaatcaaagagaaaataatcTGAAGTTGATGAAAAAAGGACAAAAGTCTTTTCAACATTAATGAAAGAGATGCTTACCGTTCCAGCAGAATATATGTCACCAGTTCGAAATCCCCTGTTCAAAGTGTCCATCACTGCATTCTCTATTCTTTCAGCTGCCTTTTCTTCTCCTAGGCCATATCTCAAAAGCATAGCAGCACTAAGAACAGTGGCAAATGGATTTGCCTTGTCCTGTATATGAGTAATTGTGCTGTTGTTAAGCATGTCGGTTgaagcaaatgaaaaaaaacgGAAATAAAAGACACCAACCTGTCCAGCAATATCAGGTGCAGAACCATGTATGGGTTCAAAAAGTCCAGGTCCCTAAtcaataaaaaccaatactcAGTGAAAGCGATAATGTTACTTGCCTCATAACATAAAACAAAGCATTGCAATATAAACTTGAGAAACATGCTCATGATCTATATCATAATTGCTTATGGATATATTTTCATACCGAAGCCCCCAGGCTAGCAGAAGGAAGCATCCCAATACTTCCAGTGACCATTGAAGCCTCATCTGATAATATATCGCCAAAAATGTTGTTTGTCACCATGGTGTCAAACTGCAAAATTCAGAGTTAGATACAGCAACACTTGCATTTTCACCATCAAACAGTTTTTCGTTTGTGAGCATAAATTTGCATAGccataaataaaatgaacaaacctGTTTTGGATCGCGGATTAGTTGCATTGAGGCATTATCAACATACATGTGTGAGAGCTCAACATCAGGATATTCTTGTGCTATTGCCAAAAATCTCTTCCTCCATAACATTGATGCCTGGAGAACTCAAATATAGTTAGTATAGGAACTGGACCTAAATATGTCACTGATATCTTCTTGTTCATTCCCCCAAGTAACCAAAACAtgcacaaattttaattattcagtGAACGTGGAAATTCCATATATAAGGTTAGTTGCATCAGCAAAGACCTCCATGCAATTTCCATTGGTTAATTCTTGAGGTACTTTAGGACCAACTAAAACCTATCACAGCATATTTCAACCTAATCAACAACAATATTCCTGAGGTATAAGGAAGACATCTACAAAGATTTCCGTCaagtatttttaagttttttattgaaTTGACAGCAGTggctaattaataatattaagatCAGCAAGAATCACTAGAAAAATGAATCCAAGACATATTCCCACCATGGGTTAGTTATCAACGGAATCATCATATACAATTTTAGACAAGCAAagcattataaattatattattttaaatctatCTTATTATGCTTTAAAAAAAGCAGCCACTAGATCTCAGGAACAAGTGACTATCAAGTTACAAAAAAGACATACAAAATCTGAGTTAGCAGCTATTATGTTTACgtcattcaacaaaaaaaaagttactatgTTTATGTGCTCATTAACTATATAACTATTTACAAATATAGGtcaatagaaaattacattttttggagaaatataaaaatattaacagaaAGAATGTAGCCATGTCTTATACTGAAGTTGCCTAAGAAGATATCTGGAATACCTAATctaaacagaattttaaacaagacAAAACAACTGAGAGGCATTTTCTTTGCAGTATGATTGAATCTTCCAATTTAAAGTTTAAGCAATTTGAGGCATGAACTAGattctaaagttagaaaatgTAAGTGTAGAATAGCACTAATATTCTCATTATATCAAACAAGGCCATTTTCAGTAGAACTTGGAAGGCATCTTCCATGAACTTATTTTTTCTGTATACACATTATACAATGGCAAAAATTTCACAGTATTCCTGAATAAGCTTCATGGTGTAATCCAGCAATACGTACCTCTAGTACATTGGCTTTGTCAACAGAGCAAAGTTTCCGACGACGCTTTTGAGCAACCTTAAATGCAAAATGAGCTATGCGATCTATCTGGTATACAAATTATCATTGATCAGACAATCATAGATCCAGAGATAATACAGAAATTTGTTAAAGAGACAGCTCCAGAAGAAAACTACAAGTCCCTtcaaagggaaagaaaaaggtGAAATCTGCATCTGCATATAGTACATTcctagtgtgtttggataacaaGTGAGAAGTGATTCTAGACCATAAAATCATGGTGACACCATGAAAAAGCTTAAGTTAGTATTTGTTGCTTCATTTTAACACgtgattttttaatcaattatgcTAAAAGTGAATTTAAACCAAACACACTACATCCTTCCTCATAGACAATGTGTTACGAAGCTAGACTATAAATGGGTAaaagaaacatattttattgaattgaCAGAACAAAGGAGAGAGATCTCTCCTCCAAATATTTCCTCTTCATAGAAGTTgtctcctttcacaaaaaagcacAATTCTCAAATGAATGAATCCCTTTCCTCTACATTCCTCTATTTGTTTACCTCAATCCTTGACTGACTGACTAATATCCTAACTGACTTCCTCTTCCATCTCCCCTAACTCCTAAGACAATGTTACTTGTTTTAATTAAAGATCTTAAGGATACTCCAGCTTCAGTTTTTAGTCAAATTAgagatattttttcaatttccatAACTGGCCATCATTCAATCAATATCAAGCCATTTGGAATGATTGTACAACAAGAAGCTCAACTCAAATCCTTCACACAAATTCTCTTTCACGGAAATATACAAGCGGATGCATCAAAAACCTTCATTAATCTGTtgtaattcatatatttttatagctCACCCGTTTGGCATGCATTATTTATCAATAGAATCATATTATAATAGTAAGATACCTCATGTGTAGCATAAATCTCAGTATTAAAGCCAATCTCTTCACCATTATCATTGGTGCCAAAGCCCCTGGGTTCTCCAAAATAGATACCTAAGTAATAACAGAGCAGTGGTTAAAGAAAATAGATGAGATGAAGAATTaacatttcaaatttgaaatattattaaagGAACACATCAGGAAAGCAGGATGAGACC includes these proteins:
- the LOC100810468 gene encoding 3-isopropylmalate dehydrogenase 2, chloroplastic codes for the protein MAACLQLWQCKLARPFDSLPVRRSIPLSLRCSAAPSSSKPTRSYSITLIPGDGIGPEIISVAKDVLVLAGYLEGIKYDFREMLMGGAALDATGLPLPHETLSAAKQSHAVLLGAVGGYKWDRNDKHLKPETGLLQIRKELGVFANLRPATVYSPLVDASTLKREVAEGVDIMLIRELTGGIYFGEPRGFGTNDNGEEIGFNTEIYATHEIDRIAHFAFKVAQKRRRKLCSVDKANVLEASMLWRKRFLAIAQEYPDVELSHMYVDNASMQLIRDPKQFDTMVTNNIFGDILSDEASMVTGSIGMLPSASLGASGPGLFEPIHGSAPDIAGQDKANPFATVLSAAMLLRYGLGEEKAAERIENAVMDTLNRGFRTGDIYSAGTKLVGCKQLGEEILKSVESNVPAGAAAV